One stretch of Arachis duranensis cultivar V14167 chromosome 1, aradu.V14167.gnm2.J7QH, whole genome shotgun sequence DNA includes these proteins:
- the LOC107465928 gene encoding uncharacterized protein LOC107465928: protein MRNLEIQMGQLAQRMEKSTNFFSSDTIPNPQEECKAIYLRNGKVVREEKEETKESSDKQGKEATEDIIQQEEHVTPTILFVDRKYEEALFQYELALQVALNMSSSVEVRLICHANRAACYQKLGKYDSTVKECTQALELNPAYIIKALARRGEAHDKLEHFEEAIADMKRILEIDPSNDQARKGICRLEPLAAEKREKMKEEMMDKFFVVFIFVF, encoded by the exons ATGAGAAATTTGGAGATACAAATGGGCCAACTTGCTCAAAGAATGGAAAAATccacaaattttttttccagtGATACAATCCCAAACCCacaggaagaatgcaaggctatTTATTTGAGAAATGGAAAGGTAGtaagagaagagaaggaagaaaccAAGGAGTCCAGTGACAAACAAGGGAAAGAAGCAACAGAGGACATCATTCAGCAAGAGGAGCATGTGACTCCCACCATACTTTTTGTAGATAGAAAGTATGAGGAGGCATTATTCCAGTATGAACTTGCCCTACAAGTTGCACTTAACATGTCTTCATCGGTGGAAGTACGTTTGATCTGCCATGCAAATCGTGCTGCATGCTATCAGAAACTG GGAAAATATGACAGCACAGTTAAAGAATGCACACAAGCATTAGAACTGAACCCTGCATACATTATTAAAGCATTGGCAAGAAGAGGAGAAGCCCATGACAAGCTTGAGCATTTTGAAGAGGCCATTGCTG ATATGAAAAGGATCTTAGAAATTGATCCGTCAAATGATCAAGCCAGGAAGGGTATTTGCCGACTTGAGCCGCTTGCTGCAGAAAAGCGGGAAAAGATGAAGGAAGAAATGATGGACAAGTTTTTTGTTGtctttatctttgttttctaa